ATAATACTCGCGTTCTTATTGTCACCACCATCGATATTGCTTTCACAAGTGTCAAAAACTTCTTCTCTTAGTACTCTTGCGTCTTCTTCCACCTCAGGATCCGCAAACGTTActtttttggtctttttctttttcattgttGTAGGAACAAGATAGTAGAGACGACCAGAGAAAAGCTTAGCATCgggaagaagatgacaagtacTGTTGTTGTCAAAGAGAGAGTGACCAGAGAATTGCGTAAGGATGTGACGAACAGTTGTGGGTTCTCTATATTCAAGTACCTTCCCATCGTTTCTCACTATCTTTATCACTTTCTTCTCCATTACTAAACAGTTCCccatcttcttgttcttcttcgtcTTTCTTGCTTttagtttgtttcttttgtgttttctgTTGTTTGCTTGgagatttgtatatatataagagtGTTTGGATTTTCGTTAAAGTTACGTTTAGTGCCATATCATGTGGGTCCTGATTTGATTCTTTCCTCTtgtcctttttaatttttaaatggtGGGTGGAGTGGTGTGGTCGGGGTGGtgcattttgttcatttctctATGTATCCTCCTCCTCtatatgatttttctttttattatgaaatataAGATCGAGTTAGTGGTTCAAGAGTACAAGGCCATGGTACTTTATAGGACAGCTGATGTAGTATTTTAGCAATGTGATCCCAAGTTATACTGTTTGATCAAATGTTGTTTTGCAAGGTGTTACTTTTGTTTTTCACCAAGACATATGTATtagatattgttttttttttttgttattcacCATGACCtatggattttgtttttttcagcaTCATATATAGAAtagttaaaagttttttttctaacaCCGAATAGTTAAAGGATTAGTAATAATTTGTATTTGTGTGTACGGTAGAAATGACTCATTGAGAAGTAAAGGTGCAACCAGAAGATGATAAGCAAATAAGTAAATGTATAGTCAACACAAGTTAACCATTAAATGATTAAGAATTAATGGGTGGGTATATAAGAACTATATGTGGTTCCAATCAAATGTTTGTGCCACAATGGTTTCACTTTCATCTTATGTATTGTTTCAAGGTCAACGATCAAGTAATTCCTGTATATGTATGTGTAGCGAACATGGACAACAACTAAGAAGCTATGTCAGCATGcggaatgtttttttccaaACCGTATGCAAGGAAAAggttaaataaaatgttatgGGGAACTAAATGTAAgacaatatatacatatgttcaGTGTAATGCACTAGTTTTTCAGGCAGTGATCATAGACTTAGAAAATAGTGCGTGTCTATGGATGTCACTGTCTCTAATTGGATGTCCTAGGAAAATTTCTTCAAAGAGCATAAGCGGTCCACATTCAATGGCCAAATCAACAGATGATTTGCTTTGGTTCACTTTTGACTATTCAACACTCTTTTTACAAATCctgtattattaattatttagtttgtcTTGGAAATAGAAAACTTggaatattttcatgttttcgGTTATACAAAATGTTAAGTTAATCACATTTAGAGGATTCATGTGACATCAATTATACAAGATATATCTACCATAAGCACTTATTAGAAACTAACACCAAATATTTTCCCTAACAAAGTAATTGTTGTAGAagttaaatacatttttttatataaatcatgtaGAACTGGTTTTCGGTAGAAATACAATCTATGAATCATATACCAAGACGAGTAAAGGGAAAAGAGTTTAACGCAAATGAAAgttaattatacaaaatattgaaGTCATTTACACATAGCTACAGTATATTGTTCATCGTATAAGATAACAATGTGAGTAGTTCTTGTAAGTTGTATAAGAAATACTAGAAGTTAGTGAATAAACATTACTATAAAAAGACATTTCACAAAGGAAGGAAGGATGGGATTCctttttcattctcttttggAAAGTACAGGACACTTTTTGTGATCCTGTGGACAAAAGCACCAAGTGACGAAGGCAAAAGGAATTTAGATTTCTCGGCTTAAGTTCGCATGCTTTTGGTCGGCTCACGTGCTACGCTCCAGCGAATCTAGTTACGGCACGTTTTGGTCTTGTGTTGGTAGGCACCGTCCAAA
Above is a window of Brassica napus cultivar Da-Ae chromosome A10, Da-Ae, whole genome shotgun sequence DNA encoding:
- the BNAA10G26260D gene encoding uncharacterized protein BNAA10G26260D, with translation MGNCLVMEKKVIKIVRNDGKVLEYREPTTVRHILTQFSGHSLFDNNSTCHLLPDAKLFSGRLYYLVPTTMKKKKTKKVTFADPEVEEDARVLREEVFDTCESNIDGGDNKNASIMRMKIVVSKQELEKLLQGGSVHEMVYQTLEKQTLLSDDDNLECNTGWRPMLDSIPEI